From the Cyclopterus lumpus isolate fCycLum1 chromosome 25, fCycLum1.pri, whole genome shotgun sequence genome, one window contains:
- the LOC117728184 gene encoding matrilin-2-like, with the protein MRSLALGLFCLLCCNAVRLDGRRPRPIAVRGRNETGIQTKPVEDPCKAMPLDFVFVIDSSRSIRPNDYEKVKAFIVNLLQFLKVGPDATRVGLLQYGSVVQPEFSLNTYTTKDRVEQAVRSMEHLATGTMTGLAIQYTMETAFTEEEGARPADLLIPRIAMVVTDGRPQDTVEEIAAQARQAGIQIFAIGVGRVDMNTLKAIGSEPHSEHVHLVANFSQIETLISVFQSKLCGGSEMCEVVDHQCQHICVSSPASYRCKCRKGFNLNPDGKTCTACGDGVMDLVFVIDGSKSLGPANFELVKQFVSSIVDSLDISLTGVHVGLLQYSTKVRTEFTLGQYSVARSVKQAVSRMQYMGRGSMTGSALRHMFESSFSAKEGARPNVPRVGVVFTDGRSQDDVSGWADKAKDSGVTLYALGVGKAIEQELRQIASEPDEKHLYYAENFEKIGEITKKLKSRICKDKPSGESMCQCESVIMFQTQVTEKLKKLAQNIEAMTKKLDTLENQVRRK; encoded by the exons ATGAGGTCCCTGGCCCTCGGCCTCTTCTGCCTGTTGTGCTGTAACGCGGTCCGACTGGACGGACGGCGTCCCAGACCCATCGCGGTCAGAGGTCGCAATGAGACCGGTATCCAAACCAAACCAGTGG AGGACCCCTGCAAAGCAATGCCGCTGGATTTCGTCTTTGTCATCGACAGCTCCCGAAGCATCCGCCCCAACGACTACGAGAAGGTCAAGGCCTTCATCGTCAACCTGCTTCAGTTCCTCAAGGTGGGCCCCGACGCCACGCGGGTCGGCCTGCTACAGTACGGCAGCGTGGTCCAGCCCGAGTTCTCCCTCAACACCTACACCACCAAGGACCGGGTGGAGCAGGCGGTGAGGAGCATGGAGCACCTCGCCACGGGGACGATGACCGGCCTGGCCATCCAGTACACCATGGAGACGGCCTTCACCGAGGAGGAGGGCGCTCGACCGGCGGACCTGCTCATCCCGCGCATCGCCATGGTCGTGACTGACGGGCGGCCTCAGGACACGGTGGAGGAGATCGCGGCTCAGGCGAGGCAGGCCGGCATCCAGATCTTTGCCATCGGAGTGGGCAGGGTGGACATGAACACGCTGAAGGCCATCGGGAGTGAGCCGCACTCTGAGCATGTGCACCTGGTGGCCAACTTTAGCCAGATAGAAACCCTCATCTCCGTGTTCCAGTCCAAACTGTGTGGAG GGTCAGAGATGTGTGAGGTGGTGGACCACCAGTGCCAGCACATCTGTGTGAGCAGCCCCGCCTCATACAGATGCAAGTGCAGGAAGGGCTTCAACCTTAACCCTGACGGCAAGACATGCACAG cc TGTGGCGATGGAGTCATGGATCTGGTTTTCGTAATCGATGGCTCGAAGAGTCTGGGCCCTGCCAACTTCGAACTGGTCAAGCAGTTTGTGAGCAGCATCGTGGACTCGCTGGACATTTCCCTGACGGGCGTGCACGTCGGCCTTCTACAGTACTCCACCAAGGTGCGCACGGAGTTCACCCTGGGCCAGTACAGCGTGGCACGCAGCGTCAAGCAGGCCGTGTCCCGGATGCAGTACATGGGGAGAGGCTCCATGACGGGCTCCGCCTTGCGCCACATGTTCGAGTCCAGCTTCTCGGCCAAAGAGGGAGCCAGGCCCAACGTGCCCCGTGTCGGCGTCGTGTTTACTGACGGGAGGTCGCAGGACGACGTGTCCGGATGGGCTGATAAAGCAAAGGACTCTG ggGTCACGTTATACGCCCTGGGTGTCGGCAAGGCCATTGAACAGGAGCTGAGACAAATAGCTTCAGAGCCCGATGAGAAGCATCTCTACTACGCTGAGAATTTTGAGAAAATTGGAGAGATTACAAAGAAGCTCAAGTCCAGGATATGTAAAG ACAAACCATCCGGAGAAAGCATGTGCCAGTGTGAGAGCGTCATAATGTTTCAAACGCAGGTCACAGAGAAGCTGAAGAAGCTGGCGCAGAATA TTGAAGCCATGACAAAGAAGCTGGACACACTCGAGAATCAAGTCAGACGCAAATGA